The Bacillus sp. Y1 genome has a window encoding:
- a CDS encoding diguanylate cyclase domain-containing protein, whose translation MILNYYSFFYLHEEIFPNIVKGDFVYLVLYGVFSAAFLLTFIHITLRLWRETKEANDKLQEIAYHDPLTGAANRLLLKKKFDQLKESKVESIVLLFMNMNKFKYINDSYGHDVGDQLLEKVVIRKKEESLGIRVYSVDWVEMSL comes from the coding sequence ATGATATTAAACTATTACTCTTTCTTTTACTTACATGAGGAAATATTTCCGAATATCGTAAAGGGAGATTTTGTATATCTCGTTTTGTATGGAGTATTTTCTGCAGCTTTTCTTTTAACGTTCATTCATATTACTCTCCGGCTATGGAGGGAAACAAAAGAGGCAAATGATAAGCTTCAGGAGATAGCCTATCATGATCCATTGACTGGGGCAGCCAATCGCTTATTGCTAAAGAAGAAGTTTGACCAACTAAAGGAGTCGAAAGTCGAATCCATTGTGCTATTATTCATGAATATGAATAAGTTTAAATACATAAATGACTCATATGGTCATGATGTAGGGGATCAATTACTGGAAAAGGTTGTAATAAGGAAAAAAGAGGAGAGCTTAGGGATTCGGGTTTACTCTGTCGATTGGGTGGAGATGAGTTTGTAA